The nucleotide window GAGTTTTGAGTAAGAAGTTCAGTGATTGATTTATTACATAGATGGTATTTAGATTTGAAAAGTAAGTGATAATCCAAGTAATCTATTTTGGTAGGAGTGAAAGTACAAGAATTATGTCTCAGCTTTAGGGACTGAGCAACCTTAATAGAGTTAAATTATATTTCTAGCTAAGTTTATTAGCTAAACTATATAAAGACTGAAATTTTATAGCATTTTTAGGACTGTCTTGTAATAAGATTTAGAGGATTAAGACAGCAATAATAGTTAACATCTCTGTGTACTAGTGTTTTCAAATTAGAAGTACTAATGAAGTCCTTCATTCCATTTAAAAGTTGAGTGGCATTTTGTTGTGTCAAATCCAAGTGCTTATGATATAAGTCAAACTGAGTATTCAAGTAGGAATAGATTAGGCAGGCTCAGCATCGACATTGACAAGAAGACTCCATTGATACTTAGTGATGCAGTCTAATCAATATGAATAGAAATCATGGGCATTTCCCTTTGTGTATCTTGCAGAATTTATAAGCCATAAAACATTGCTACTGGATTTGAACTGGATTTCAGAAgaatctctgtttttctcttattcAAAAATGTAATATagatggacagtggtggcacatgcctttaatgcctcccagcacttgggaggcagaggcaggcagatctctgagttccaggcctgcctggtctatagaacaatttccaagacagccagagctacacacagagaaaccctacctcaaaaaatcAAAAGGGGAGGGGTCATTTATCTAGTATAAAGAAGATGGCATAAAATCAAAGTAGTATATAAAATGAACTATGCAATAATGTTTCTTGTCTCTAGGTCACTATAAAGAAAACTTCAGAGAACATGTTGGAATAGAAGTTAGCACCACGTTGGATTTGTTGAATGAAATACAGGAAGTTCATTTTTGCACGTGTGGGAAGCACCTCCATTGCCAGATTACATGTGTAAATCACTGCGGTACTGCTTCAGTCACTGTCTCTATCTAGCAATGACACGGCTGGAAGAAGTCAACAGAGAAGTGAACATGCACTCTTCTGTGCGGTATCTCGGCTACTTAGCCAGAATCAACTTACTGGTGGCTATATGCTTAGGTCTTTATGTACGATGGGAAAAAACAGCAAATTCTTTAATTTTGGTGATTTTTATTCTCGGCCTCTTTGTTCTGGGGATTGCCAGTATACTCTATTATTACTTTTCAATGGAAGCAGCAAGTTTAAGTCTCTCCAATCTCTGGTTTGGATTTTTGCTCGGCCTTCTATGTTTTCTTGATAATTCATCCTTTAAAAATGACGTGAAAGAAGAGTCAACCAAATACCTTCTTCTTACATCTATAGTATTAAGGATATTGTGTGCTTTGGTGGAGAGAATTTCTGGTTACATCCGCCATCGGCCCACTTTATTAACCACAGTAGAGTTTCTGGAACTTGTTGGGTTTGCCATCGCCAGCACAACTATGCTGGTGGAGAAATCTCTGAGTGTCATTTTGCTTGTCATGGCTCTAGCCATGCTCATTATAGACCTGAGAATGAAGTCCTTTCTAGCTATTCCAAACTTAATAATTTTTtcagtattattatttttctcttcattggaAACTCCCCAGAATCCAATTGCTTTTGCATGCTTTTTTATTTGCTTGATAACTGATCCTTTCCTTGACATTTACTTTAGTGGACTTTCAGTAACCGAAAGGTGGAAACCTTTTCTGTACCGTGGAAGAATTTGCAGGAGACTTTCGGTGGTTTTCATTGGAATGATTGAACTTACATTCTTTATTCTTTCAGCATTTAAACTCagagacactcacctctggtatTTTGTGATACCAGGCTTTTCCATTTTTGGAATTTTTTGGATGATTTgccatattatttttcttttgacacTTTGGGGATTTCATACCAAATTAAATGACTGCCATAAAgtatatatcaaccacagggcAGATAACAATAGCCTTGATAGAATCATGGCATCCAAAGGGATGCGTCATTTTTGCTTAATTTCAGAGCAGTTAGTTTTTTTTAGTCTTCTTGCAACAGCAATTTTGGGAGCAGTCTCCTGGCAGGTAAGCTcatgtgttttgttgttggtcttagtttattttcttatgtcAATGCCAATTGGAGATTATACTTTAAGACATTCTTAGATTATACTTAAAGGCATACTTAAGATTATGCTTTAAAGACATAGCCAGAGTTACTGGTACCAGACTAAATCCAGACCTGTCTTCTGTGGTTTATGTATAGCATATTTATGGCATAtcctttttcttaatattttatttgaaaagaaattatatgTGTAGTACCATATCAGcttctgaaataaaaattctgaattttagataagagaaaataaattttatgataTATTTCCTGccccaaaatgttttttttttttttttaatatgtgtgtggaCATTCAAACTATGCAGTTAAGAGTTTGTGTTTATAGTAATTTTtaagttgtatgtgtgtgatttatgtatgtgtatgcattgtgtgtctatgtacatgcatgtgtgtgtttatctgcatGTCTATGGAGGTCAGATGTTTGCATCAAGTATCTATCTTGCTCAATCactttcaactttttttctttttctctttctttctttctttctttctttctttctttctttctttctttctttctttttcttttagaaagggtctctcactggcttgacTATACTAGCTGGCCATCAAACTCTAGGGAATCCTCCTGTATTTAtctccccagcactagggttgtagacatgtgccaccacacctggctttttccgtgggttctggagatccagaCCCAGATCCTCCTGTTTTCTTGTCAGGCACTtgactgactaagccatctcctcagcccctgtgTCTATATTATTCAtgaatttgtcttttcttctgagTAGTTATTGACATTTAGCTAGAGATGGTACTGAATACTGAACAGCTCAGGACATCTTTGCCCTTAAAAATGGATAACTCTGTAATGAGAAGAAGAGGTAACCTGAAAAGAGTTTGATTACAAACTGTTCATAATGTGACAAACAACATAATTTGAGTACTCAGGCTGGAATGTGGGCATACAAGAACAACTCTTTTGGTTCAATTGCTTTGCACcaatttgctgctgctgcttgatTTCTAGATGTGAGTGTTAAAGGGCATTAGATGTAAACACTTGCCTGGGCATGGTGCTTCTATTTAGTGTGGGCTGCCTCAAGGAGCCTGTATGGGAGTCGAGCAAGTGGTGAAAACATCTTGGGTGTTGTCTCAGGGCAGCTTCCTCATTTTGCTTACTTGCCAGAGCTAGGGACTTTCAGAATTATGATGATGTCAGAACTCTAGCAAgaattttccttcctcttccccttttctctatGTTGGCCACTTTCCCAGTCTTTACTACTTTTCCTTTGCCAAGTCAGCCTCATTCATGTATGATGCCTTTCCAGGTCATGAAATTCTGTTAACcagatttttctgttttgcatATACCAGTGCACATATGTTTTGCATATACTTCAAGTAAAGTACACATAcctgtagatggaagttttcctgttccacagccacttttaaataaacacacagaggcttatcttaattataaatgctcagctgatagctttgACCCATGGgtcatgtatatttttattgtttaaaatccTAATATTTGTGGATTTCCCAACAttagtctattttttttaatttctgatttatCATTGTGGTTGGAGGACACAGTTTGTATTTTAGTCTTTTGATGAAGACCTGTGTATGGCCTGGCATATGTTTTAGTCCATCTTCACTTGAAAATAATCTGAAAAGGAATATGCTGCTGTTGGGCAGAGTATACTATAAATAAGAGCTAAGTCGAGCTGGGTAGTGATGTTCTTGTATCAAAATCCTTCATAATTTTCTGTCTAATTCTATcaatattaagagatattaatgtgTATTTCCTCAtttaagaaagtgtgtgtgtgtgtgtgtgtgtgtgtgtgtaggtaggtaggtaggtaggtgctGTCACAGGGGTGTCAGATTCTTAGGAGCTGGATTTTCAGGCTGTCCTGAactacctgatatgggtgctaggaactgaactttgattttctgcaaaagcagtaagcactcttaactgcactgctgaaccatctctagcccctcagtgtttttttttttgttgttggtttgtttgtttgtaagaccTGTTCCTAAATGTAGGATTAGATTTTAGAACTCCTTGATCCTTGATTTTTATCATCATAGATGGCATTGTTTAGGAGTTTCAATAAAAACCCTATTACTTGCTTCCAAagcttaaaatattaattatagaaAAAGCTTGCTGAGCCTTGTTCTTAATATCTGTGCTTTGAGTCATGTAGAATTTGAATTTAAAGTTCTGAAGAATGGAATTCAGTCATTTGAGGAAGAGCCTAGCATTATGCTTTGCTAAAGTCTTGAGGCAATCCTGGCCAGCAATACACCTGTTGAGTGGTTTATTGATTTAGTGGTTCAAAACTAATGTAAATCCACCTGAATGTATTTACATTCCCCAATTGGCTGCTGCTTGATAACTGTTGTGTATGACGTTGGGATTGTTCCTTATAGGAAATTAGACTTTtcagtttaattttcatttaattgatTATAGAAAGCTTTTGAAATCTTTCTTCTGCCCAGTGTTTTGTGAAATGTAAATGAGTATACTCAGAGGGGGgaaaaacactaaaagaaaacactgaaagagCAGCATTTCTACACTCCGCTGTCTATGGCATCTTTGTCTCTAACCCACTCTAACCCCatcaccttctccccagctcacACACCCTTTAACTTCTAAGTGTGATCTCTCCTTGCAAGttagatgaaaagaaaatgtaacattCTTATGAAACATAATTTGGGGAGCATCTACCAGGTCTACACAAGTTCCAGTGACTTCAAATGATTTAGAGTCAGAAAATTATATAGTGAGAGGTAAACAGTTGAGGTCTGCTGGGTAAAACTATTTTTGAGAGAGTGACATTGCCAATCCAAGTCCATTCTCAGCTATTTCAAATTCTTTAACTTGAATTTTAATAGATTCCTAAATTGAACTATTTTTACTTAACATTTCTAAATAGTGttcctaactctctctctctctctctctctctctctctctctctctctctctctctctctccatgtttcTATAAGAATAATACTGAAGTGTTAAACTTTTTGCTTGTGTCTCATTAACCGATCCTTTGGGGGATTTCTACTGGAAAGCTCTCCCACTAATGGTTGGATTAGTACAAACCTAATATGacaaggaaaaacaagaaattaaagaaactTAAGTAGAGCAGTTTGTCAGCCAAGGTCAGGATAGATAAAAATAGATGTGGCTTAACTCAttagttattttccttttatgaatTTTTTATGTCATGGCTAAGAAATTTTCACACAAGTGAAGCTTTTAAGTAGCTTTGTTTTTGTCAGTTCTTCCACCTACTATCAAAATGAATGAATAGTTTCATTCCCAGTTACTTCCATTAAAGAGTTGGAATTTGACATTAACCTCTGCTGGGGTTTGCTCATAAGCTCATTCTGACTTTAAAATGTACCATTTTATCTGTTGTTTCCCACACTGTGTGTTATGTTCCCTACTTGCCATTTGCTTCCATCTCTGAAACTTTTCCCTTCAATAAGTCAATTAGAAAGGCACAGTGTCATGGCACAGCTAGTGTGGCTTTGATGGGAATTGGAAACTCAACAGAAGGCTGAAGGGAGACTGCATCCCACTTAGAAGCATACCCCATggcatttttgtgtgtttagacaTTCCCTCTGAAATCTTGAGCTTTGCATGTCTTTCCTTGCTAACCATTGTAATTTGAAGGTTTCATGGagacctttgttttgtttcatttgtttgtcccAGTTTAGAGCCATTTAGTCTAGGTTACAAAGGGGGACATTATTTTAGCTTAAAGCTAAAATTTTATCACTTTTCCCAGAACACTATAAAATAGAATGTCCTAGTACATTGTGTTGCTGTGACAGTAACACAGGGtaggtaatttataaagaaatgacTTTTTTTCCCACAGTATGAAGATTAGAAAGTTCAATTTCAATAGTGAAATTTGAGCTAGATGGATTGATATATccatggatagatagatggagggaagtaggtaggtaggtaggtaagtaggtaggttaAGGGCTAAGAAGTATGTTTCACAGCTTTGAACTCCTATATAATAATCAGTATTTCATTTGTGAAGGTCATTTATAAGTTCCCTGTCCTTATGACCAATAAACATCCCATTAGATTCCATTTCCTAAGATTGCTGTATCAAGAGTTAAGTTTCTAGAGCAGGCTTTGGGGGAAAACATTGAAACCATTCAGAGGAGTAGATGTTCTTTGCCCACTAAAACATCAAACCAATGGTCTGAGGAGTATTTTCTTCATGAAGGATGGGTGTGGTATAGTTTCTAACAGATAAGTTCTGAGCAGTGCATCCTGAACATCATAGACTATACTTTCAAAATTTAGATTATATCTCAGTCACTCCATCTGGCCTGTGGATGCAGTCAGCAGGCACACAGTGTGGGGCTATTGCTGGGTAAACATGGCAGACCACTTTGcagtaaacattttaatatgGAGGAAGTACAGTTAGTAAATATGTGAACCACTAACAGTCATTTATTGTTGGCTGTGTGCTGTACATAATTATGTGACTGGCAATGCAGGCTTGTTCACATGTAGCACAACAATGCATCAGTGCTTCACACTATGTTACTAGACAGTAGGAAATTTTCAGTTCCTTTATGATTTTATGTGACCCTGAGTGGATAACTTGTTCACAGGTACACAAATGGTGCATATGGTCCACAGTTGATTGAAATATTGTTAAATTGTGCATAACTATCTTTTCTTCTTCACCTGGTTTTCCAGCCTTTAAATGAGGgccatgtggtggtgcatgctgttaATCCtcaaacttgggaggcagaggctggtggatctctgtgagttcaaggccagcctacctAAATGACAGTTTAGCAGTCAAGCTAAAACTACATCcagagtcaaaaaacaaaaacaaaaattaaaaaagcaaatgaaaacaactcaCCAACCAACAGGAAATAACTGCTAGCTTATCATCTACATTTTAGTAAGATGTGCCGTTTATAAACGGTTCTCTGTGTGCTAACCTCCATCCTCTGTGCTGTGTATGTATCAATATATGGGGTCTTCACGGTTCTTTGAAATAGCTATCGTGGCTCTTCTCCTTTGCAGGTCAGAAATGCTCTTGAGAGTTCAGGAAGCT belongs to Onychomys torridus chromosome 3, mOncTor1.1, whole genome shotgun sequence and includes:
- the Tmem168 gene encoding transmembrane protein 168; translated protein: MCKSLRYCFSHCLYLAMTRLEEVNREVNMHSSVRYLGYLARINLLVAICLGLYVRWEKTANSLILVIFILGLFVLGIASILYYYFSMEAASLSLSNLWFGFLLGLLCFLDNSSFKNDVKEESTKYLLLTSIVLRILCALVERISGYIRHRPTLLTTVEFLELVGFAIASTTMLVEKSLSVILLVMALAMLIIDLRMKSFLAIPNLIIFSVLLFFSSLETPQNPIAFACFFICLITDPFLDIYFSGLSVTERWKPFLYRGRICRRLSVVFIGMIELTFFILSAFKLRDTHLWYFVIPGFSIFGIFWMICHIIFLLTLWGFHTKLNDCHKVYINHRADNNSLDRIMASKGMRHFCLISEQLVFFSLLATAILGAVSWQPTNGIFLSMFLIVLPLESLAHGLFHELGNCLGGTSVGYAIVIPTNFCSPDGQPTLLPPEHVQELNLRSTGMLNAIQRFFAYHMIETYGCDYSTSGLSFDTLHSKLKAFLELRTVDGPRHDTYVLYYSGHTHGSGEWALAGGDILRLDTLLEWWREKNGSFCSRLIIILDSENSTPWVKEVRKINDQYIAVQGAELGKTVDIEEADPPQLGDFTKDWVEYNCNSSNNICWTEKGRTVKAVYGVSKRWSDYTLHLPTGSDVAKHWMLHFPRITYPLVHLANWLCGLNLFWICKTCFRCLKRLKMSWFLPTVLDTGQGFKLVKS